In Penaeus monodon isolate SGIC_2016 chromosome 7, NSTDA_Pmon_1, whole genome shotgun sequence, the genomic stretch atcatttaaaaaatatatatgatatggtattTGTAtcaaatcaaacttttttttcttttttatgtttatttgtttttatttccgtttACTTAgtcttatttttgtctgtttgtttatttgttacattttttatcttatccATCGATCTTATCAATTCATcagtctatttttatttcttttttatcttctatcattgttcttctcatctttccatcctcctcccctctttctctccctccatccctccctcctctctcctctccctccctctttctcctcctccctcctccctccctctcctcgctctccctccctcctctccctcctccctctttcctccctcctccctccctccctcctttcctcttctcctctcctcctccctccctcgcttccctcctccctcccttctcctcctccctcctcctccctccctcccatccctccctccccctccctccctccctccctccctccctccctccctccctccctccctccctccctccctccctccctccctccctccctccctccctccctccctccctccctccctccctccctcctgaccGCGCCCTGAACACAGAACTGACTCGGCTCCCTTTATATTTGTGGGAAACGGCGACGTTCACTTGttcagggagagaggagggaggttatTGTCaccgaaggggaggagagagaaaggaagaagagagattttACAGAGGAGGAATGAGATCGATTTTAACATTGAGGtaagaggagggcgggggggggggggttgtttaaaATGTTGCAGGGTTAATTTCACCGCATAAGTATCGTTATTGTCACGGGGTTAATTTTAGCAAGTCATCTTTTAGTATTACAAGTATCTTTAGCGTCATATGATTAATTTCACCGTATGAGTATGCTCATATTCAGAGTGTTAATTTCACTTAGTTATCTTTAATATCACAGTGTTAATTTCACCACACGAGCGTCTTCATAGGATTAATTTCACCGCATGAGTATGCTCGTATTCAGAGagttatttttaatatcagtGTTAATTTCACCACACGAGTGTCTTCATAGGATTAATTTCACCGCATGAGTATGCTCGTATTCAGAGAGTTAATTTCACTTAGTTATCTTTAATATCACAGTTTTAATTTCACCAGACGAGCGTCTTTAATTTCATAGGATTAATTTCACCGAGCTATCATTAAATTCACAGGGTTAATTTCACTTGCATGAGCATCTGTAATGTCACAGGGTTCATATCATAGCATGAGTATTTTAATGAGCAGATGGATAATATTAATTCAAGCAAATAAAAATGTAGATGATCTTAAATTTTCGAGGTAAAATAAGATTACTGATTCCatggagtgaggaagaggaaagcgggaatttcaaaatttaataataatttcatccTGTGAATAACTTTACTgaggagatagataatatatttacaaaaaaaaaaaaaaaaaaaaaaaaagtagattgaaaagaaataataatgataaaaataataataataataataataataataataataataaaataaaataaaataaggttaacaacaagaaaaaaaacagtaacatcaAATAAACAATTATCTATACAACGTTTAACTTAAAGACGAAATTCAAAATGAGTAATTTCGTGTCGGTCATTTCGTTACGAAAATTGTTGATCGGAAATAAAAATCGAGACCACGTGattttttctctgatttatttTAACCTATTCAAAGAAAGGGATTTCTAAATTTAGCTTTTGTTaacaattaggaaaaaaaaatatccggagTTATACATAGAGACggaaataaagacaagaaaacagatacaaaaacacacacacacacacaaaaaaagaaaaagaaaataagagaattgagaaagtaataaagattattattactgttgttgttgttgttgttgttattattattattattattgttattatcatttttatcatcataatcatcattattattatcattattactattattattattactattattatcattattgttattattattattattattattattattattattatcatcatcatcatcactttcaaatTACTGTTCGCCTTAACGCTTAAACAGACAAACGTTTTACAGTCACCAAACCTCCATCGTAATCTTCCATACAAAATCGTTACGGGGTACAAAGCCAACAATCAACACACAGACCATGGCATGAAACAACCAGAGCAACAGCGTAGATGATATTACGAAATCCTGAAGAAGCCTGTCCTTGTGAGGCGTTGCACCTCGTTGCGGCAACCCCTTGCTGCAACATGCAACAACTTCCTACCTTGATCCTAAATCTTCCTTATAGAtaatttgattttaataatatgattCATAGAGTATAGGGCTATATATCAGGtaattttcaaatttgtttttttcttaagtatCGTGTTGTGATAAAAAATGCCAAGTTTGTTTTATACGGGACTGTGCGTGGCCTGAATATACTGCGTTGTTCGTGTTTCTCAAGGTTCGTATATGAATTTGACGACCATGACTTCCTCTCAGATGAGTATTTTACACAAGGGGACGAGAGAACAAGTAGACGAAAAATAAAGAacagatagaacacacacacacacacaaaacaggtaGAAAGAACAGGTAGAACACACATACAGGTagaacacacgcaaaaaaaaaagaaagaaagaaaaaaatcaggatacgtaacaataatgaaagtaatttattaatcacacccttcctTACATCTCTTATTGCcttaaaaaaattacccccacCTCACGAAAATGAAGTAACCTTCCATTCTCGTAACTCAGGAAAATTCTGCGCCGTGAGAGCCCTGTGAACCACGCAGGGACCCTTGCTTGTTCCTAAGGTCACGTATCCTCAACGTTCTTCCTGTGAATCAGCAAGGGCGTCTCCGGAAAAAATGTTGCCTCAAGACCAcgtgacgaagaagaagaagaagaagaagaagcaaaacgGCTTGTCAATACTCCCCAACAGACGGCAATGTCCGTGGCAATGGCAGTGGCATAGGTCGTGATGTGTAAAATTCCTTCATCCTATTAACCCAAATAAACGTAAGCTGAGAGATAGCCGGGTATGAATgtacaagaaaaaaggaagaaagaaagaaagaaagaaagaaagaaagaaagaagaagaagaagaagaaaacgatcaGGAACAGAATCCGCTTAGTTCTCGGAAAggtccataaaaataataataataaataaataaacaaataaaaataaatcagataCTTTCAGTCCCTCGGTTAAGGTCGGTCATAAAAAAAACGATCAGGAACAGAATCCGCTTAACTCccgaaaatatcaataaaaaatattaataaaataaaaatgtgctCGGTTAAGgtcaatcataaaaaaacaacgacAGGAATGAAATTTTCTCGTTCTCCCGGAAAGTGAATGGTTGCTTCGCGTTTGACACACGTTACGCAACTGAGAAAAACGTGAGAGGTGTCACAACGATTCTCAGGCGAGTTGCCAACGAGGACATTTAGGCGATGGCGCCACGTTCTCGTTTCTTGTGaatagtttcttttttcttttcggtctcccttcttgtttttgtttcctctGTTTCTATGGAGATTTTGTAAGAATAATGGTGGTGGTGTAGGAGAACGTTTTCGTTTTCGAGAAGTacaaggaaggaataaaaagaaagcgATGAAAGAAAATGTTACAAAATCACACACGGCACCTTGCGCCACGCAGCCCACGTTTATAATGTGGCAGAGGACGTGTCGTGTCAGTATCACAACGCATCTTGCGAGGAATACCTACACCCATCAACATAAGAACAGCGACAGTGGCTGCATACGTACCCTTGTTTACGAGCGATTTTGAATAGTGAGTTTAACGTGATTCTATTGTGAATGAGTAATATCAGTGTTCGGAAATCGTGGAATGATATATCATAAGGAGTGAACTTTAAAAGACggtgctaataaaaaaaaaaaaaacacgcatacagGTTGTTGCGTCGATAACAGGTACAGATGTTATCAAGAGGGAGAAATGTAGACGCGGACGAGGCTTTGGGAAATCGGTGCTAATAATTCCAATATTGTACTTTTTAGATCGGAGAAAGAGCGAGCGCGACAGAGCGCGATGGTCGCCCCGCACAACAACGGCCGCCTGACGAGGTCGCTCGTGAGGATTCCGGGCAGCGGCTCCTGCAGGGCCGCCGGCGCCGTCTACCAGGATTTCTCCCGCGTGTCCGGCGTGGCCGCCATGGTGGCTGCTCAGCACCCACCGCCGCAGGCCATGATGCAGGCGCAGCACAGGAGCCTGAGCCGTGGTAGCAGTAACATGGACGCGGCCTTCTTCAGGAAGATGGCGGCGAACGTGGGCACGCTTCCTGAGGCCGCAGGAGTGGAGATCGGCGGCACGGAGGCACCGGTGGGCGAGGAGGGAGGCGGCCGACGTCCGCTCAGGAACCCCAGCCGGAGTTGCTTCAAGGCGCCCTGCCGGAGTGGGGGCCGCCCCTCCCAGCGGGCCCACGTCCGCGCAGCCCGCGGGAGACCCAACCCCGTATGGAACCCAACGCAAGCGCCTTCGGCCCCAGCCCAGCGAGGGAAACGGGGAGGCGGTTGTTCCGCCTCAGGCCAAGGCGCCCAAAGTGGTGTACGTGGCCGTGCCCGTCGTGGGCGGCGCCGGGGCTACTTCACCGACGCCCGGCCGACTGGCAGCCGCCGCCCTTGTGCCGACGCCGAGCGAGGGAGCTGTGGCAGCGGAGGGCGACGACGGGCGGCCGGCGGTGAGGATGGTCGCGGCGGGGCGCCCCTTCGTGCTCAGCGGCGAGTCCATGAAGCAGTTGCTGGACGAGAGGAACCAGCTCCTGCAGGAAAACCAGGCCCTGTCGCAGAGGGTGCAGGCCTTCCAGCAGCTCTTCCGGAACAGGAACCGGCTTACCAGTGTGCTGAGGACGCTCGGCCTGACGGTGGTGTGAGGCCTCGAGGGCGAGCCCTGGGGCTCCTTCCGCAGGCGCGTGTCCTGCGTGTCCTCAGGCGATGTGCAAGATCTTGTCAACCAAATATAGCAAAGCCAACATACGCTCGATATATCTGATACGTACAAAGTTGATGTGTAAATGTGAGCCCtaattatataagtgtatatgtatatataatttaactgaGTGATATTCATAACCATATCATTATCAGGAAACCAAACTCATACATCATCTCATTTACATTTACAAGAAAGCAAactatcatttactttttaaagaaaaGTCAGTGATCATCATATCGCCTCTAGAATCATCACTCAAAAATAATTAACGGAAAATGCCCCGCAAAAGTAATCATCAAAATTCCAATTAAAACAAAAGATATTTAACGAGTCCGTCTTGCAccgaagaaacaataataatgaaaatcaacgtacttgttttttttcccaatcagAATCTACCACTCGGGCATTGTGTGATATTCTGGGAAACACTTCTGTGTACTAATAAGAAATTGctaacttatttatatttttgtaaagaaatcaaataaaaagtgAAGCCAATGGATATTTCgctgttttatttttactttcatgcAGACACGAGAAAAGGGATCATTACTTAGGttaagttactattattattgctattgttatttttattattattgtttttattgttagtcGTGCTGATATGGTTACGGTCATTAATTCTGCACCATATTGATCTCATAGATACTGTGTagagagtatgtatgcatatggttGAACCATTATGCTTCATGTTtcgcattttcctttatttcatctcttttctctcctcctcgtctattcgtctctctcttctctcctctctctctctctctcatcgtactctcgtcctctcctctctcatctctctctctctctctctctctc encodes the following:
- the LOC119574941 gene encoding translation initiation factor IF-2-like: MVAPHNNGRLTRSLVRIPGSGSCRAAGAVYQDFSRVSGVAAMVAAQHPPPQAMMQAQHRSLSRGSSNMDAAFFRKMAANVGTLPEAAGVEIGGTEAPVGEEGGGRRPLRNPSRSCFKAPCRSGGRPSQRAHVRAARGRPNPVWNPTQAPSAPAQRGKRGGGCSASGQGAQSGVRGRARRGRRRGYFTDARPTGSRRPCADAERGSCGSGGRRRAAGGEDGRGGAPLRAQRRVHEAVAGREEPAPAGKPGPVAEGAGLPAALPEQEPAYQCAEDARPDGGVRPRGRALGLLPQARVLRVLRRCARSCQPNIAKPTYARYI